The Palleronia sp. THAF1 genome window below encodes:
- a CDS encoding efflux RND transporter periplasmic adaptor subunit, with translation MRFLSRALTGLFLLSLTIGGLAFAGLTLRDALQERAASEPGARPGREQVFAANIVTVTPQTIAPELASFGQIEARRALDLRAPVSGRIVQMPVDDGQAVSAGDLLFAIDPVDAERTLALAEADLADAEAELTDAESGAALAEEDVDAARAQAELRERAASRQRDLAERGIGTDAAVEEAELAASSARQQILSRRQALQQAQARVAQARTALTRSEIALDEAQRTLDDTRVTAAFDGTLSDLTVSEGGLVSANEQLAVLLDPDRLEIAFTLSTPEYVRLLEGGELATDSATVSLEVGGYTLSTPATITREAAAVGEGETGRRLYARLEEPQGFRPGDFARIRVTEPELDGVARLPAGAVDSADTVLVLGEDDRLELASVTRLRSQGDTVLVRAPDLEGREVVAERSPLLGPGIKVRPLRQADGSDTEPAPEDVVDLTPERRAQLIALVEGNNGMPDAAKARVLAALQKDQVPARIVERLEGARGG, from the coding sequence ATGCGTTTTCTTAGCCGTGCCCTGACGGGCCTGTTCCTTCTGTCGCTGACCATTGGCGGCCTGGCCTTCGCCGGGCTGACCCTGCGCGATGCGCTGCAAGAGCGTGCGGCGTCAGAGCCGGGCGCGCGTCCGGGGCGTGAGCAGGTCTTCGCGGCGAATATCGTGACTGTGACGCCGCAGACGATTGCCCCCGAACTTGCCAGCTTCGGCCAGATTGAAGCGCGGCGCGCCCTGGACCTGCGCGCGCCTGTCTCTGGCCGCATCGTTCAGATGCCTGTGGATGATGGGCAGGCCGTTTCGGCGGGCGATCTGCTGTTCGCCATCGACCCGGTGGATGCCGAACGCACCTTGGCACTGGCAGAGGCTGATCTTGCCGACGCGGAAGCGGAGCTGACGGACGCAGAGTCCGGCGCGGCATTGGCGGAAGAAGACGTGGATGCGGCGCGCGCGCAGGCAGAGTTGCGCGAACGGGCCGCTTCGCGTCAACGCGATCTGGCAGAGCGTGGGATCGGCACGGATGCTGCCGTCGAAGAGGCAGAACTCGCCGCGTCGTCCGCCCGCCAGCAGATCCTGTCCCGCAGGCAGGCGCTGCAACAGGCGCAAGCGCGGGTGGCACAGGCCCGGACTGCCCTCACCCGCAGCGAGATCGCTTTGGATGAGGCGCAGCGCACGCTGGACGACACGCGTGTGACCGCCGCCTTCGATGGCACCTTGTCCGATCTGACCGTGTCCGAAGGGGGCTTGGTTTCGGCCAACGAACAGCTTGCCGTCCTGCTCGATCCCGACCGTCTGGAAATCGCGTTCACCCTGTCCACACCGGAATACGTTCGGCTGCTGGAAGGGGGCGAACTGGCCACCGACAGCGCGACCGTCAGTCTGGAAGTCGGCGGCTACACACTGTCCACCCCCGCCACCATCACGCGCGAGGCTGCGGCGGTGGGAGAGGGCGAAACCGGGCGGCGCCTGTATGCGCGGCTAGAAGAGCCGCAGGGCTTTCGCCCCGGCGACTTCGCGCGCATCCGCGTGACAGAGCCGGAGTTGGACGGCGTCGCGCGCCTTCCTGCAGGCGCTGTGGATAGTGCCGATACGGTGCTGGTGCTGGGAGAGGATGACCGGCTTGAACTGGCTTCCGTCACCCGTCTGCGCAGCCAGGGCGACACCGTGCTTGTCCGCGCCCCTGATTTGGAGGGGCGCGAGGTCGTGGCAGAGCGATCTCCGCTTTTGGGGCCGGGGATCAAGGTGCGCCCGCTACGGCAAGCCGATGGCAGTGACACCGAACCCGCGCCGGAGGACGTCGTCGATCTGACGCCGGAACGCCGCGCGCAACTGATTGCGCTGGTAGAAGGCAACAATGGGATGCCCGACGCCGCCAAGGCGCGCGTGCTGGCCGCGTTGCAGAAGGATCAGGTGCCTGCGCGCATCGTGGAACGCCTTGAAGGCGCTCGGGGCGGCTAG
- a CDS encoding esterase-like activity of phytase family protein, translating to MSDGGREAVILNDRGRLLDLRIDRTEGQISAIEIAKERIIPAPDVSGGQQDTEGLAISPDDRTFISFEGRSLVAELQNVDPRIRVLPMRPSFEKLKDNRGLEALAVTPDGALWTVPEARDGDGFPVSIWRNDAWADGPVIPREDGFVPVGLDFDDAGRLYLLERQFLGPFGFRSRVRRFDLDGDTVVAGETLIETDAGQHDNLEGIAVWRDDDGRLIATVVSDDNFFALQRTELVEYALPD from the coding sequence ATGTCGGACGGCGGGCGGGAGGCGGTCATTTTAAATGATCGTGGGCGTCTTCTGGACCTGCGGATCGACCGGACAGAGGGCCAAATATCGGCGATCGAGATTGCGAAAGAACGCATAATTCCGGCCCCCGACGTCAGCGGCGGGCAGCAAGACACCGAAGGACTTGCCATTTCGCCGGACGACCGAACCTTTATCAGCTTCGAAGGTCGGTCCTTGGTGGCCGAACTTCAAAACGTGGATCCGCGCATACGCGTTCTTCCGATGCGCCCGTCTTTCGAGAAGCTGAAAGACAATCGCGGGCTGGAAGCGCTTGCGGTGACGCCAGACGGCGCATTGTGGACCGTTCCCGAAGCCCGCGACGGCGATGGCTTTCCGGTTTCGATTTGGCGCAACGACGCGTGGGCAGACGGCCCGGTCATTCCCCGAGAAGACGGGTTCGTGCCCGTGGGACTGGATTTCGACGATGCTGGCCGTCTTTACCTTCTGGAACGGCAGTTTCTTGGACCCTTCGGCTTTCGCAGCCGGGTACGTCGGTTCGACTTGGACGGCGATACGGTCGTCGCGGGCGAAACCTTGATCGAGACCGACGCGGGTCAGCACGACAATCTGGAAGGCATCGCAGTCTGGCGGGATGACGACGGGCGGCTGATCGCGACCGTGGTGTCGGACGACAACTTTTTCGCGCTGCAACGCACGGAACTGGTGGAATACGCTCTGCCAGACTGA
- the mepA gene encoding penicillin-insensitive murein endopeptidase codes for MSILRFIGAAALLGLAACGSGTQTIPVPTLAGVEVTQSGLAKQLFGNKGRPAALPSAPYGFYSKGCLAGGQQLAETGPTWQAMRLSRNRNWAHPEMIDVVQRISRTAAAHPASNGIYVGDMSQPAGGPMLTGHASHQIGLDADIWLMPATLGLSREQRENISAVSMRRANGAYTNSRWGDFQRQIVKAAAQDPRTERIFIFPGAKVAMCDAETGNRDYLRKIRPWYGHHYHFHVRIKCPAGAQGCVAQDPVPAGDGCADARQWVSNILNPPPPKPRDPNAPPPKPKRELTMADLPQACQAVLAR; via the coding sequence ATGAGTATCCTACGTTTCATCGGTGCCGCGGCACTACTAGGGCTTGCCGCTTGCGGTAGCGGCACCCAAACTATTCCCGTTCCCACGCTTGCGGGCGTGGAGGTCACGCAAAGCGGCTTGGCCAAGCAGCTGTTCGGCAACAAGGGCCGCCCCGCTGCCCTGCCCTCTGCTCCTTACGGATTCTACTCCAAGGGATGCCTCGCCGGCGGTCAGCAACTGGCCGAGACCGGACCGACCTGGCAAGCGATGCGCCTGTCGCGCAACCGCAACTGGGCGCATCCCGAAATGATCGATGTGGTGCAGCGCATCAGCCGCACTGCCGCCGCCCATCCCGCGTCGAACGGAATTTACGTCGGCGACATGAGCCAGCCTGCAGGCGGCCCGATGCTGACGGGACACGCCAGCCACCAGATCGGCCTCGACGCCGATATCTGGCTGATGCCCGCCACCTTGGGTCTGTCCCGTGAACAACGTGAAAATATCTCTGCCGTCTCCATGCGCCGCGCCAACGGGGCCTATACGAACAGCCGCTGGGGCGACTTCCAGCGACAGATCGTCAAAGCCGCCGCGCAGGACCCCCGGACCGAACGCATCTTCATCTTCCCCGGTGCCAAGGTCGCCATGTGCGATGCCGAGACCGGAAATCGTGATTACCTGCGTAAAATTCGCCCTTGGTATGGCCACCACTACCACTTCCACGTGCGCATCAAATGCCCCGCCGGGGCGCAAGGCTGCGTCGCGCAGGATCCAGTGCCCGCAGGTGACGGCTGTGCGGATGCGCGCCAGTGGGTCAGCAACATTCTGAACCCGCCGCCCCCCAAGCCACGCGATCCGAACGCGCCGCCACCCAAACCGAAGCGTGAACTGACGATGGCAGACCTGCCGCAAGCCTGCCAAGCGGTACTGGCCCGCTGA
- a CDS encoding MFS transporter gives MTDKRIWGWWFFDWASQPYNTLLITFIFGPYVASVLGDGTQAQAAWGYGIGAAGIVMAILAPILGAIADQTGRRMPWIWLFSALYVAGSSMLWFAAPQDFDLFRTMIFFGIGLIGMEFATIFTNAMLPTLTTPERLGRVSGSGWAFGYVGGLIALVAMLLLFAEDDTTGRTLIGIEPLFGLDPETREGTRFVGPFTAIWFVVFMVPFFIWVKEPRVAGGRVQIGKALSGLKRTIRRLPETPSQLTFLIASMLYRDGLSGAYALGAIFAAGVLEWSVVQTGTFGILAVISGAVFAWLGGRADERFGPKPVIVTCCVLLLVTILVAMFVSRESVFGVPLEPGSSLPDIMFHGIGIAIGAGGGALQAASRTMMIRQGNPDRMTEAFGLYALSGKATSFIAPLSIGVATSLTGSQQLGISPLIILFGAGLILLLWVKPDGDRAV, from the coding sequence ATGACCGACAAGCGCATCTGGGGCTGGTGGTTCTTCGATTGGGCCTCTCAACCCTATAACACGTTGCTCATCACCTTCATCTTCGGCCCCTACGTGGCGTCGGTCCTAGGCGATGGCACGCAGGCGCAGGCCGCCTGGGGCTATGGCATCGGCGCAGCCGGCATCGTGATGGCGATCCTTGCGCCGATCCTTGGCGCAATCGCAGACCAAACGGGCCGCCGGATGCCGTGGATATGGCTGTTCTCGGCGCTGTACGTCGCCGGATCGTCGATGCTGTGGTTCGCGGCACCGCAGGACTTCGACCTGTTCCGCACGATGATCTTCTTCGGCATCGGCCTGATCGGGATGGAGTTCGCGACGATCTTCACCAACGCCATGCTGCCGACCCTGACGACACCGGAACGGCTGGGGCGCGTTTCCGGCTCTGGTTGGGCATTCGGTTATGTCGGCGGGCTGATCGCACTGGTGGCGATGCTGCTGCTGTTCGCGGAAGACGACACCACGGGCCGCACGTTGATAGGGATAGAGCCGCTGTTCGGGCTGGACCCTGAAACACGGGAAGGCACGCGCTTCGTCGGTCCATTCACCGCGATCTGGTTTGTCGTGTTCATGGTGCCCTTCTTCATATGGGTCAAAGAACCTCGCGTCGCGGGTGGCAGGGTGCAGATCGGCAAGGCGCTGAGCGGACTGAAGCGCACCATCCGCCGCCTGCCCGAAACACCGTCGCAACTGACATTCCTGATCGCGTCCATGCTGTACCGCGACGGGCTGTCCGGGGCCTATGCGCTGGGCGCGATTTTCGCGGCCGGCGTGCTGGAGTGGTCCGTCGTGCAGACCGGCACCTTCGGCATCCTTGCCGTCATCTCTGGCGCGGTCTTCGCGTGGCTTGGCGGGCGCGCGGACGAACGGTTCGGGCCGAAGCCCGTGATCGTCACATGCTGCGTTCTGCTGTTGGTCACGATCCTTGTCGCGATGTTCGTCAGCCGCGAGTCGGTGTTTGGCGTGCCGCTGGAGCCCGGATCGTCCTTGCCGGACATCATGTTCCACGGAATCGGAATCGCCATCGGTGCGGGCGGTGGCGCATTGCAGGCTGCAAGTCGCACCATGATGATACGGCAGGGCAATCCAGACCGCATGACAGAGGCGTTCGGCCTGTACGCGCTGTCGGGCAAGGCCACATCCTTCATCGCGCCCCTGTCCATCGGGGTCGCCACATCGTTGACGGGATCGCAACAGTTGGGGATCTCGCCGCTTATCATCCTTTTCGGAGCGGGGCTTATCCTGCTACTGTGGGTGAAACCCGACGGAGATCGCGCAGTATGA
- a CDS encoding acyl-CoA thioesterase produces the protein MYPLIRFAKELAVHRNAPKLALFDTHVSHHRVWPIDIDLWMELNNGRTLTLYDLGRIVMFKRTGLVAFMRERGWVGTVAGSSVRYRRRVQMFHKVRMKTRIVGWDAKFLYIEQAMFRADGECTSHALLRTAVTDRKRMIPMTEAAAALDAGDSPALPDWVSAWSDADDHRPWPPMQD, from the coding sequence ATGTATCCCCTGATCCGCTTCGCCAAGGAATTGGCCGTCCACCGCAACGCGCCCAAGCTGGCGCTGTTCGACACCCATGTCAGCCACCACCGCGTCTGGCCCATCGACATCGACCTGTGGATGGAGCTGAACAACGGGCGCACGCTGACCCTGTATGATCTTGGGCGCATCGTGATGTTCAAACGCACAGGTCTGGTGGCGTTCATGCGCGAGCGCGGCTGGGTTGGGACGGTCGCGGGGTCGTCCGTGCGCTACCGGCGGCGGGTGCAGATGTTCCACAAGGTCAGAATGAAGACACGCATCGTCGGCTGGGATGCGAAGTTTCTGTATATCGAACAGGCGATGTTTAGGGCCGATGGCGAATGCACCAGCCATGCCCTGTTGCGCACCGCCGTGACTGACCGCAAGCGCATGATCCCGATGACAGAGGCCGCGGCGGCGTTGGATGCGGGTGACAGTCCCGCCTTGCCAGACTGGGTGTCGGCATGGTCCGACGCAGACGACCACCGGCCCTGGCCGCCGATGCAGGACTAG
- a CDS encoding S-(hydroxymethyl)glutathione dehydrogenase/class III alcohol dehydrogenase, with protein MKTRAAVALEAGKPLEVMTVNLEGPKAGEVLVEIKATGLCHTDEFTRSGADPEGIFPAILGHEGAGVVIEVGEGVTSLEVGDHVIPLYTAECRECEYCLNPKTNLCQAVRATQGKGVMPDGTTRFSMEDGTPIYHYMGCSTFANHTVLPEISLAKVRKDAPFDKICYIGCGVTTGVGAVVNTAKVEPGSNCVVFGLGGIGLNVIQGLRMVGADMIVGVDLNDSKKEIAEQFGMTHFVNPNDVDGDLVEHLVELTGGGADYSFECIGNTNVMRQALECCHKGWGESIIIGVAGAGETIETRPFQLVTGRVWRGSAFGGARGRTDVPKIVDWYMQGKIEIDPMITHKLTLDEINHGFDLMHEGKSIRAVVEY; from the coding sequence ATGAAGACCCGTGCCGCCGTAGCACTCGAAGCCGGCAAGCCGCTGGAAGTGATGACCGTGAACCTCGAAGGCCCCAAGGCCGGTGAGGTTCTGGTGGAGATCAAGGCCACCGGGCTGTGCCACACCGACGAGTTCACCCGTTCCGGCGCGGACCCCGAAGGCATCTTCCCCGCCATTCTGGGCCACGAAGGCGCGGGCGTGGTGATCGAAGTGGGCGAGGGCGTGACCAGCTTGGAAGTGGGCGACCATGTCATCCCCCTTTACACCGCAGAATGTCGTGAGTGCGAATACTGCCTGAATCCCAAGACGAACCTGTGCCAAGCTGTCCGCGCGACGCAGGGCAAGGGCGTCATGCCCGATGGCACCACCCGCTTCAGCATGGAAGACGGCACACCGATCTACCACTATATGGGCTGCTCGACTTTCGCGAACCACACTGTCCTGCCCGAGATCAGCCTGGCCAAGGTTCGCAAGGACGCGCCTTTCGATAAGATCTGCTACATCGGCTGCGGCGTGACCACCGGCGTGGGTGCGGTGGTCAACACCGCCAAGGTAGAGCCCGGTTCCAACTGCGTGGTCTTCGGCCTGGGCGGCATCGGTCTGAATGTCATCCAGGGCCTGCGGATGGTGGGGGCCGACATGATCGTCGGCGTCGATCTGAACGACAGCAAGAAAGAGATCGCCGAGCAGTTCGGAATGACTCACTTCGTGAACCCCAACGACGTTGATGGCGATCTGGTCGAACATCTGGTCGAGCTGACCGGCGGCGGCGCGGATTACTCTTTCGAGTGCATCGGCAACACCAATGTCATGCGGCAAGCGCTGGAATGTTGTCATAAGGGCTGGGGCGAAAGCATCATCATCGGCGTCGCGGGCGCTGGCGAGACCATCGAGACGCGTCCCTTCCAACTGGTCACGGGCCGCGTCTGGCGCGGCTCTGCATTTGGTGGCGCGCGGGGCCGGACGGACGTGCCGAAAATCGTGGACTGGTACATGCAGGGCAAGATAGAGATCGACCCCATGATCACCCACAAGCTGACCCTGGACGAGATCAACCACGGCTTCGATCTGATGCATGAAGGCAAGTCGATCCGCGCGGTCGTCGAATACTGA
- the pncB gene encoding nicotinate phosphoribosyltransferase → MIDIATRVWNHKWKIDPIVRSLIDDDFYKLLMCQTVLRRHPDTRVTFSLINRTQSVPLAKLVDEGELREQLDHIRSLSLTRGESTWMRGNTFYGKRQMFTPAFMDWFENLRLPDYHLERVGDQYELTFEGSWPEVMLWEIPALAVIMELRGRAVLGDMGRFELQVLYARAMTKLWEKIERLQALPDLRIADFGTRRRHSFLWQDWCVQAMQEGLGDRFIGTSNCLIAKNRDLEAIGTNAHELPMIYAAMAEDEDAVRQAPYDVLADWHEEHEGNLRIVLPDTYGSEGFFQHAPDWLAGWTGVRIDSGDPAQGAETAIRWWKEQGEDPRDKLIIFSDGLDVTKIEALHKQFSGRVRVSFGWGTLLTNDFRGLTDGDALSPFSLVCKARAANGTPTVKLSDNPAKATGPKDEVERYRRIFDVGEQERRAVVV, encoded by the coding sequence ATGATCGACATCGCCACCCGCGTCTGGAACCACAAGTGGAAGATCGACCCGATCGTGCGCTCGCTGATCGACGATGATTTCTACAAGCTCTTGATGTGCCAAACGGTGCTGCGACGACATCCCGACACGCGTGTCACGTTCAGCCTGATCAACCGCACGCAATCCGTGCCGCTGGCCAAGCTGGTGGACGAAGGCGAGTTGCGCGAACAGTTGGACCACATACGTTCTCTGTCGCTGACGCGTGGCGAAAGCACGTGGATGCGGGGCAATACCTTCTATGGCAAACGCCAGATGTTCACGCCCGCCTTCATGGACTGGTTCGAGAACCTGCGCCTGCCCGACTACCACCTAGAGCGCGTGGGCGATCAGTATGAGCTGACGTTCGAAGGGTCTTGGCCCGAAGTCATGCTGTGGGAGATCCCGGCGCTGGCCGTCATCATGGAACTGCGCGGCCGTGCTGTTCTGGGCGATATGGGGCGGTTCGAGCTGCAAGTGCTCTATGCGCGCGCGATGACCAAGCTTTGGGAGAAGATCGAGCGTCTGCAGGCCCTGCCGGACCTGCGTATCGCCGATTTCGGGACGCGACGGCGCCACTCGTTCCTGTGGCAGGACTGGTGCGTGCAGGCGATGCAGGAAGGTTTGGGAGATCGCTTTATCGGCACGTCGAATTGCCTGATCGCCAAGAACCGCGATCTTGAGGCGATCGGAACGAACGCCCATGAGCTGCCGATGATCTACGCCGCAATGGCAGAGGACGAGGACGCGGTGCGGCAGGCCCCCTACGACGTGCTGGCCGACTGGCACGAAGAGCATGAGGGCAACCTGCGTATCGTCCTGCCCGACACCTACGGCAGCGAAGGCTTCTTCCAGCACGCGCCAGATTGGTTGGCGGGCTGGACGGGCGTGCGTATCGATTCGGGCGATCCGGCGCAGGGGGCAGAGACGGCGATCCGCTGGTGGAAAGAGCAGGGAGAGGACCCGCGCGATAAGCTGATCATCTTCTCGGACGGGCTGGACGTGACCAAGATCGAGGCGCTGCACAAGCAATTCTCGGGCCGGGTGCGTGTATCGTTCGGTTGGGGCACCTTGCTGACCAACGACTTCCGGGGTCTGACGGACGGCGACGCGCTGTCGCCCTTCAGCCTTGTCTGCAAGGCCCGCGCGGCGAACGGCACACCTACGGTCAAGCTGTCGGACAATCCGGCAAAGGCGACGGGGCCCAAGGACGAGGTCGAGCGCTACCGTCGAATTTTCGACGTGGGTGAGCAGGAACGGCGCGCGGTCGTGGTCTGA
- a CDS encoding YggT family protein, with amino-acid sequence MLSIIQILLLILDVVWFIMIAHIIMSWLINFQVLNLGQPLVAQIWDGLNRLLEPLYGPIRRILPQMGGLDLAPLVALIGIYALRIVLMNNMGAFV; translated from the coding sequence ATGCTGTCGATCATCCAGATCCTGCTTTTGATCCTTGATGTGGTCTGGTTCATTATGATCGCACACATCATCATGTCGTGGCTGATCAACTTCCAGGTCCTGAACCTGGGTCAGCCGCTTGTGGCGCAAATCTGGGACGGCCTGAACCGCCTGCTAGAGCCGTTGTATGGCCCGATCAGGCGCATCTTGCCGCAGATGGGTGGCCTTGATCTGGCACCGCTGGTCGCCCTGATCGGCATCTACGCCCTGCGCATCGTCCTGATGAATAACATGGGCGCGTTCGTTTAA
- a CDS encoding metallophosphoesterase family protein, with translation MNIDETASAPRPDRPLIAIGDLHGCSAKLNDMLDRVAAELLARDIEDADLVTLGDYVDRGEDSRAVIQTLMAFQETYPGLLTPLMGNHEKMLLDFLDRPEERGGRFLRHGGLQTLASFGVGGVIERARPEVLAAASEKLRQEMADGMEDWLRNLPLWKQSGDVICVHAAMDPVAPPELQESRPMLWGHPFFYKAPRPDGLWVVHGHDVVEEPRVHERRVSCDTGAYFSGRLTAAMIVPGEAVQFLTV, from the coding sequence ATGAATATTGACGAGACCGCATCTGCCCCGCGACCCGACCGCCCGTTGATCGCCATCGGTGATCTGCATGGATGCAGCGCCAAGCTGAACGATATGCTCGATCGCGTCGCCGCAGAGCTGCTTGCGCGAGACATCGAGGATGCCGATCTGGTCACCCTGGGCGACTATGTCGACCGTGGAGAGGACAGTCGTGCCGTCATCCAAACGCTGATGGCGTTCCAAGAGACATATCCAGGCCTTTTGACCCCGCTTATGGGCAACCACGAGAAGATGCTGCTCGATTTCCTTGATCGCCCGGAAGAGCGTGGAGGTCGTTTCCTGCGCCACGGTGGCTTGCAGACACTCGCCAGTTTCGGCGTGGGCGGCGTGATCGAACGCGCGCGCCCCGAGGTGCTCGCGGCGGCCTCCGAGAAGCTTCGGCAGGAAATGGCGGATGGCATGGAGGACTGGCTGCGCAATCTTCCCCTGTGGAAACAGTCAGGCGATGTGATCTGCGTTCATGCCGCTATGGACCCCGTGGCGCCGCCCGAGTTGCAGGAGTCCCGCCCGATGTTGTGGGGCCATCCGTTCTTCTACAAGGCGCCGCGGCCTGACGGTCTTTGGGTCGTCCACGGACACGACGTGGTGGAAGAACCGCGCGTGCATGAGCGGCGCGTGTCCTGCGACACGGGAGCTTATTTTTCGGGCCGGTTGACCGCTGCGATGATCGTGCCGGGCGAAGCGGTGCAATTTCTGACGGTCTAG